The sequence below is a genomic window from Bactrocera neohumeralis isolate Rockhampton chromosome 4, APGP_CSIRO_Bneo_wtdbg2-racon-allhic-juicebox.fasta_v2, whole genome shotgun sequence.
TTCTTgaagatttattattttatacatatgagaTTATATTGTGTATAAAAAACGCATACTATATGAATTCATACAGATCATACAGTAAAGGATTCAACATTTATGCTAAAGTCTGCAAACTTAACTaacttatataattaaaaatagagtagtaatagtttttaatttaattgacaataaaaaaaaataaattaaattattatttatgtattttatgttatatatatagtatatatgtatgtatatatgtcggaatatataaagaaatgttAGTTATTTAATACTATTTACTTTCTTAACATTAGCAACCTAAGCAAAGTGTTGCGTGTAATACGCCAGTACCAGTAGGGCCCGGCTTTAACACGTCGCAGTTTGATTTGCTTTCTGCTTTCCGCTGCACTAGGAGACTATCCAATGATTCGTCATCATTTCGTTTGTGCAACCGGTGCtggtatattttgatttattggaTTCTCAAAGTTACTATTGGTGTTTCCTACAACATTGCGTTTCCGATTGCTTGCTACTTTACTAGTATTGCCATTTAtttgtgctgttgttgctatcgGCGTACCGCTATTAGTGGTGGTGTTGCCTACCATCATTAtggaaattggatttttttgaACGCAAGCGTTATTTTTTCTCGCACCTAGCGTTGCAGCACCATTAGCGTTGGAAGAATGCCCCGTTGTGGAGTTACCGTTAATTCCCGCTGTTGGACTGAAATCGCCACCCTCGTTCAAATAAATGTCCATGTGATCTACTGTGTCAGAGTTAGCAAAATTGTGATCACGACGATCACTTTTCTTCCAGATATAATAGAACTGCACCAGCTCACGCATTGTACGCGTACGCACCTTTAAATAGCGACGAATGCTATAAATTAATGCTCCAATCCTTGAATCTCATTAGAGATTATACTTGCCTGATTTTGgcgtattttgaaaaaatctttgcCAAACTTTTGTATACCCTCCTCGAATTTATGACACTCTTCTTCTGACCACAGGCTCATCGAACCAGTCAGTGGGAGGGCATTTAGACGTTTACGTCGTAAGGCCTCTTTAAAGTCATAACCGCATTGGACGAGTAAATGAAGTGCCTGTCGCATagaatttctattattttaaattatttttatataaaaatgtttaacacaCGTACCTGCTCATTATCCTTAATCACAGCAGTTGCATCAGCGCTTTCACTTGATAATGAAGTAACGGTGCTTAGCATGTCATCTGCTTTATTAATAAGAGACGACTCTTTATTTTCGACATCGACGCCATTTGATGCAACATTTGTTGTATCTAGGGTCTGTTCCTCTGTATTAGTAGTTCTTCTAGGCTCTTCACCTTCCTCGTCGCCATTATCTAACAAACTTGGTTTGATATCCCGTGCCTTAAGCAAGTATTCCTCAACTTGTCTCTCACTAACCTGACTGGGTTCCCAGATCAGTTTATCTTCATTTTCATAGGGTAACACATCGCCATATTGTGATAAACCATCTGGTATAGTTGCTTGGTATGATGGTCCTACCATAATGGTCTTCTTTACATAGTCGCTGTCAAATTCATCTTCTTCCTCCTCTTCGGCATCATTTACATCTTCCTCATTATCATCATCATAAAGTAGGTCGATTTGTGCGtctaaaattcaaaatgaattaaaaatatatacatatatatatatatatatatatatatagttgcgaGTTACAAACCTTTTTCGGTTCCAACTCCTGAATTTAATACTTCAGTGAAAGACTCCTCTGGATAAAGGTCCATAAGATGTGTACGacggtatttatttttatctgcAAGTCCATTTGTTAATTCCACACTTTCTACAGTTTCATCTTGTTTACAATCAAATTCATCTTCTTCTATACATTCTTCATTATCCTCGCACAATTCTGGAACTATCTTTTTGGCAATGTTTTCTTCATCACCACTCTCTTCAATCAAAATGATGTCACTTGTCGCTCTTTCTTTAGTATTCGGTTCATTAACTTCAACAGTTTCTAAAGTAGGTTCTGTAGGATCTTCAGAAATTACAGCTGATTCACTTGCAACTTTGCGATGTTTAGAGTTCTTACCACCACCAGCCGAacgtttattcttttttctatatgcTCCAACGTGTACAGGAGCTGGTGGTGTTACTTGATATTTTGCCAACAATTCTTCTAAAGGCATTTCACTTTCCTCTTGCAATGTAGCAATTTCATCGTTAGGGTCTTGCTGTTCCATTGCGGCTAAGGCTTCTTCCTCGTTCAAGGTCTGTTCATCGTCAAAATCGTTGACCATCATATCAATTGATGGTTCAAATGTGGCATCTGCACTGCAGTTACCTTGTGAGGTTGATGTGGAGGACGCCGGTGACAATGGAGCAGCAAAAGTCTCTAAAAGAGTTGATATGGCAATTGGCGATTTATTGCGGCGTTCGCGTTGTTTGCGCGGGACCATACAATCTGTTTGGTTGCTAATTTCACCAGAATCCGTTGGTGCAACCATATTACTTGATGTATCTATGGCTATAGACTCCATTTCCTCTTTTACTGCTTCAAAAGAGTTGCTCGGCATTATATCAGCAACTGGCTGAGGAGACATTATATTTTGGTGCTgaatttgtattaaataaattaatatacaagaaaaactttTGACACATTCGACTTTTGCCAAACTTCAGTATAGTTGCGTTTTATTTCAACGACGTTTGAATTGATATAGCCGCTGAGCTCAACTATTACAGCGGCGGCATAATAAATAGGAAAGGAGTTAGAAACAGGGGTGTTAAACGAGCTAGGCGGtagatatttaaaattacactagtttaccgtgatatttttaattttgggttGACAAATCCGAAATTCGagtaaatatttcttaacatttagcatttttttGTGCTGTAGACAAAAATAGCTGTACGTGATGGAAACTTCTAATTTGTTTAGTAGTGTTATTAGGATAGGATTAGCCaaactaaataaaaactaaaaaataataaataaaaatatacaaataaaagtaaaaagaacacacaatttttaaataaaagcgagaaattcaaaatgccagtttttaaaatatgttaaagacatttatttggaataattttagataatgaaataaaaaactatgACAAAAAACGTATATATGAATGTTCATGTGTTTGTACTTAACAGATTCTGATGGTATTTTTACCCATCACAACAATGGCGCCTTCATCTTGAATTTCTTTCAACGCATCCTCGAATTGTTCGCGTGTAATAAGCTAAAAGAACAAATTATACGATTATATGTACGTTACAAATGCTGGAATGATTTACTAAATACTTACAATTTGTGAAGCATCTTTGACTTCTTTAAATAGTTTCTGATACGGAACAGTTGGCACTTTGCCTTTCTTCTTAAGGTTTTCCTTAATAGCTAATACGAGATCAGCTCGTTTCTTACGTGCGGCAGTAGATAAACCTGTTGTAAGAATACCCACATCTATCTTGCCAGAAAGTGGATCGGTGGCAGACTGTTTCAAAGCTTCACGGTGTAATCTGTGCAATAAATTCatgtattattaatatttatactaaaCAATATGGTAAGGCCAATTATTACCTCCAAGCTTCTTCTACATCCTCTACAGTTACTACGTTACTTAAGCGAACTTTGGCATGTGCTTCCGATAAACGTATCAAACTTTCCAACTGTCTGGGATACGCTGATATTTGACCGCGACGTGCGCCAACTTTGCGCATATCAACATATGCTTGAATGAGGCGTTGCTGAGCTTCCTCCGACAAAGTAGGAGAGCAGTGTTCACGAGCATAAGCAATGTAGTCACGTAGTACACTAACATCCTAAATAAAAAtcgtatttaataaaatttcttaatggAAATGTACTGAATCACTTACAAACATTGTGTCTTCTTCTTCGTGACGAGTCACATAATAAAGGGATACAAGATGATTTGCCAAGCGACGATCAAATTGCTCATCCTGTGGATCCAGTACAAggaaaattaaatcaaatcttGACAGGAGCGTATGTGGCAATTGCACATTGTCGATTATATTCTTTTTCTTATTCCACTGCGATTCCGCTGGATTAGCAGCAGCTAAAATGGAGGTGCGTGCATTAAGCTGGCAAATGATACCAGCCTTAGCAATGCTTAGGGTCTGCTGTTCCATGACTTCATGCAGAACACTGCGCGTAGAATCATTCATTTTATCAAATTCATCGATACAGCAAACACCATTATCAGCCAATACCAGTGCACCgctaaaatatatagaaattattgatattgcttttaaatcataatttaataaatactcACGTTTGCAACACTAGTTGTCGCGTTTCCGGATCTTTTGTAACATAAGCAGTTAAACCAACTGCCGAAGATCCTCTACCCGACGTGTACTGTGAGCGCGGTACTAAATTGAAAACATATTGTAGCAACTGAGACTTTGATGTACCGGGGTCACCACACAAAAGCAAGTGAATTTCCGCTCTATTAATTAAACACCATTTCagtagtaaaataattaaacaataaatatttttaagcatacCTGAAATTCTGTCTGCCCAAAGTTGAATGCTTTTTCTTCGTACCACCAaacaattgcaataaaataCCTTTCTTGATGTCATCATTTTCATAAATGGAAGGAGCAATGGCTCTAGATAAACGATCGTATATATCCGGTTTCTGTGAGAGTAAATGTAACAATTCCACACGCTCTGGtgtaaaaatatgcatttttctataaagaaatatatgaatttatttttttgaaatcagATAGAAATTTCTTTACTTACCCTTCCTCCTCTTCGTACAAACGGTTGCTGTCAACTTTCCGATAATGCACTACGTCAACATGTGTTTTGTAAACACTCTTAATATTGCGTCCCTTATCCTTCAATGGGACAGCGCGATATATACCAGTTACGGTGACGCGATCACCAGGCTGAACCTTATCCACTAAATCATTGTGAGCATATAGAAGCACATTGTGTGGTGTTTGACCGGCAGCCATGTCGTCCGGCGACTCTTGCAATTTAATTAGTTGTTTATCTGTAAATTCTGAACGATTGTGCACCAATCGGAAACAGTGATTTGTATTACAATTTGTACAGAGGGTTGGTTGAGCAATGCGTCCTCTATCGACTTCAACTGCGGTGCAGAAAGCACAAATTATACATTTGAAGAAAGCTTCACGCATTTCCGGAATAACACCAGATGTTCGTATTACCATTCCACTAATACTTAACAACTGATCCATATCCTCAGGGTTGAGTGAACGCATGTTTCGTGTCTTATCCGCATTAAAGGGGCGTACTTGAATCTGATGCTCTAATACAGCTGCTGGGTATCGTTCgaaaaacatttcatttacTGCCATATCGAAAGCTGGGATTACTTCTTGAGGGTAACAAATCAACTGGCGATAGAGTGCTTCATCAAATGTTTTCAAATGTGCGCAATTCACATTTAGGTAAGGCTCTTCTAGAGTGTGAATTTCTTCCAACTTTTGCATATATATTGGCTgatttatatctatattttcagaaatttcatCGCGCTCTACGTCAGGATCAATATAGCGCATAAGGAAaactttgaattttgttttgcattgaTGCACCACAACATTGGTGCCCCAAACAACCATCTGCGGTGTTGAAGACGATTCAGACACAGTATCAGTTCCTTCTGAGGGCTTCTCAGGAATTGGATCcaactaaaaaaattcaatttttgtataagaaaacaaaagcacacacaATAAGTTGCATACTTACACCGGGTGCAGAACCACCAATAGTCACTTGACGCATCCTTTTATCTGTGCGTATATCGGGTCGTGCTCGCAAAGGTGTGCCGCGAATACCCGAACGTGGTGTGCGAATAGAACCAATGGAGCTTGGAGTACCATAGTTCAATGGTGAACTTAAATCAATTTCACTCATGCCCAGCGCACGGGCTGGACTTGTTGCTGGTAAACTTAAACCGCCCGGTGATGTTGGAGGCAAACTAATCTCCGATGGCTGTTGGCTCTGACGTTGAGTTGTTGGACCCATACGCATCGGTGTATCTGTTGCATCCTGAACAACAGGGTCTGCAATAGATCATCGTGATAAGTTTTAtgtagatattaaatatttaaatacttacTTCGTGTTGGAGTACGTTCGCCTTGACCTCTTGGAGTAACCCCACCTTCGGGTGTTCGAGCGGGACttgacattttaatatattgatattatatagttaccaaatattaataatataacaatttgatactttggttttatttgattatattcCAACAAATTCACGCTGCAAATGGGAATGTAAACGCAACTGACAAATAAAACCGCGCGAAAATTCGGATTGACATTTCTGAAGCACGATTGCATTTCGATTTAGATACTTGAATGTAACCGGTTTTTCTTTGAGAATTTCCCATTTCAAATTctgttgaaatatttaaatttagaagTGTCCAGAACTCATAAAAGAACCTcttaaatgttattattttttaatttgcaataaaattccGGAATTGTTACAAGATGAATGAGATAAGAAAGATCTCAAAAGTAACAGTTTTCTGGTAACGCTACGGCCGGCAGGTGTTTGTGTACGTGTGGTTCTGTATTTtctattgcttttttgttgtcaaCGTCAACGTTCAGTTGACTAGACGTCAGagtgaaaaatttagtttattttacaaattaattttgattttctttgtttGAGGCAGCGaaattttctgtaatattaatataattagaaaatatagataaaaataagaaaaacgttAAGAAATATGCATTTGAAAGAAGTGAAACGCGTACGctaaattataataacattaaaaaagtagatataatttaaaaaataaggtcacacacattcatatacaaaaataaacactGATTAGCATTTACCTGGTGGGAAGAAGATACGAAGACGATACcaacaaattgattgaaaattggTTTTACCGCCGtagtaaacacttttgttaCTTATATACAGTTTATGTGTGAAGTCATATACTAATCGCCCGAGTAGTAGACAAGGAGTTCCATTGAGATTACTACAAAATCATGTCGAACGAAGACATGTTATATGCAAAGGTATTTATTATACGCCGCTTTTCGGTTGTCTGCTTGAGTGATCAACTTGGTAGCAGCAGCCCTACAAGTGCAAGTGTAATGTGTTGACAAGTTGGATGGCCGACGAGCGGTTTCATGTACATAGACTAAACTTTGATACAAACCAATACTTCAATTATTCGGTTGAAACTTTATTCATAGTCTAGCTGGTCTAACTAGAATAATTCTTATACGCAATCGATTCTATTTTGAaggacaaaataaaaaaatgtttgttttagtttctaataagaaaaaaaattttaccaagtgtggtaaaggtaaaaaaatcaaatgatatcaaaaaaaaagttaaactaagGGTGCATGATGATTCAGTGGTCTATCAATGTGAAGTGACTATTGCCAATGATAAGGCCAAATACAAGAATAAGTAATTGCTATTTTTGTATACAGCACTTGACAGCGCAGTCATTTTAAAAGAGTTAGCAGTGaatgtttatatgttttcgagCTTTGATTACTAATTGCATAGTATTGGAAATATAAAACAGCTGCAGTAAATTAAACCTTCCgtatatagttttgaaattaatggaaagaatgttattaatttgagaaaaaatcttttaatattaatgtgatattaaaatgaaaacattggtttttctatacatatattttagggGTCCAAAATCTGGGTTCCCCATCCAGAGCAAGTATGGGAGACTGCCACAGTACAGAGGGATTATCACAAAGGCGACATAACCATACAGATCGTCAAAGATTCCGGCACTTCAGTGGAACTTTCTACAAAGCCCGATGGAAGTAATTTGCCACCACTGCGTAATCCCGCTATACTAATCGGACAAAATGATCTGACGGCTA
It includes:
- the LOC126755928 gene encoding mesoderm induction early response protein 1, producing MSPQPVADIMPSNSFEAVKEEMESIAIDTSSNMVAPTDSGEISNQTDCMVPRKQRERRNKSPIAISTLLETFAAPLSPASSTSTSQGNCSADATFEPSIDMMVNDFDDEQTLNEEEALAAMEQQDPNDEIATLQEESEMPLEELLAKYQVTPPAPVHVGAYRKKNKRSAGGGKNSKHRKVASESAVISEDPTEPTLETVEVNEPNTKERATSDIILIEESGDEENIAKKIVPELCEDNEECIEEDEFDCKQDETVESVELTNGLADKNKYRRTHLMDLYPEESFTEVLNSGVGTEKDAQIDLLYDDDNEEDVNDAEEEEEDEFDSDYVKKTIMVGPSYQATIPDGLSQYGDVLPYENEDKLIWEPSQVSERQVEEYLLKARDIKPSLLDNGDEEGEEPRRTTNTEEQTLDTTNVASNGVDVENKESSLINKADDMLSTVTSLSSESADATAVIKDNEQALHLLVQCGYDFKEALRRKRLNALPLTGSMSLWSEEECHKFEEGIQKFGKDFFKIRQNQVRTRTMRELVQFYYIWKKSDRRDHNFANSDTVDHMDIYLNEGGDFSPTAGINGNSTTGHSSNANGAATLGARKNNACVQKNPISIMMVGNTTTNSGTPIATTAQINGNTSKVASNRKRNVVGNTNSNFENPINQNIPAPVAQTK
- the LOC126755925 gene encoding DNA replication licensing factor MCM4 yields the protein MSSPARTPEGGVTPRGQGERTPTRNPVVQDATDTPMRMGPTTQRQSQQPSEISLPPTSPGGLSLPATSPARALGMSEIDLSSPLNYGTPSSIGSIRTPRSGIRGTPLRARPDIRTDKRMRQVTIGGSAPGLDPIPEKPSEGTDTVSESSSTPQMVVWGTNVVVHQCKTKFKVFLMRYIDPDVERDEISENIDINQPIYMQKLEEIHTLEEPYLNVNCAHLKTFDEALYRQLICYPQEVIPAFDMAVNEMFFERYPAAVLEHQIQVRPFNADKTRNMRSLNPEDMDQLLSISGMVIRTSGVIPEMREAFFKCIICAFCTAVEVDRGRIAQPTLCTNCNTNHCFRLVHNRSEFTDKQLIKLQESPDDMAAGQTPHNVLLYAHNDLVDKVQPGDRVTVTGIYRAVPLKDKGRNIKSVYKTHVDVVHYRKVDSNRLYEEEEGKMHIFTPERVELLHLLSQKPDIYDRLSRAIAPSIYENDDIKKGILLQLFGGTKKKHSTLGRQNFRAEIHLLLCGDPGTSKSQLLQYVFNLVPRSQYTSGRGSSAVGLTAYVTKDPETRQLVLQTGALVLADNGVCCIDEFDKMNDSTRSVLHEVMEQQTLSIAKAGIICQLNARTSILAAANPAESQWNKKKNIIDNVQLPHTLLSRFDLIFLVLDPQDEQFDRRLANHLVSLYYVTRHEEEDTMFDVSVLRDYIAYAREHCSPTLSEEAQQRLIQAYVDMRKVGARRGQISAYPRQLESLIRLSEAHAKVRLSNVVTVEDVEEAWRLHREALKQSATDPLSGKIDVGILTTGLSTAARKKRADLVLAIKENLKKKGKVPTVPYQKLFKEVKDASQILITREQFEDALKEIQDEGAIVVMGKNTIRIC